From Rutidosis leptorrhynchoides isolate AG116_Rl617_1_P2 chromosome 3, CSIRO_AGI_Rlap_v1, whole genome shotgun sequence, a single genomic window includes:
- the LOC139900510 gene encoding uncharacterized protein, with amino-acid sequence MTTTWIYPPNQGGMCYTQGHQILPPIVANINFWINQKTPFVLYIRICAFPDGMKKPSHLIYYEGKDDPDDFLSLFEGAARMAKWDIPVACHAFSYMLKGNARVWFDSIPKDSIASFDDLKRQFRSKFSQQKRHKKNLVAAHGIKQKDSEGSRAFLTRYTNETQQIPNLPESQRISGLLYGSRVRPLIEHLSQDLPSTYEALLEKAYIWLDAKETAGNFILDDTPMNRRKEKSERRDDKHGRKEDRGRFHPYRRETGAGILGALIKTPKEILATEKAANKFKSPGKMSNRGRNRDMTKFCDFHNDFGHNTDECFNLKIAIEEAVNSGKLSHLIKGIREPKKERVQEKKIEDMRQEAKNAILAIDSHQPYKKRERCRFVREWIEVPFPALDTICPSDLPVNINGKIFNREVRRIYLDSGSACDVMYERCFLRLSPAIRARLGAPRVPLVGFSGERCWPIGEIDLEFTTGEPPLARTETIDFVVV; translated from the coding sequence ATGACCACCACCTGGATATATCCTCCTAACCAAGGGGGAATGTGCTACACCCAAGGTCACCAGATACTACCCCCTATCGTAGCCAACATCAACTTCTGGATAAACCAAAAAACCCCGTTTGTGCTGTACATCCGAATCTGTGCATTCCCCGATGGAATGAAAAAACCCTCACACTTAATTTACTACGAGGGAAAAGACGACCCGGATGATTTCCTTAGTTTATTCGAGGGTGCAGCACGAATGGCCAAATGGGACATACCTGTAGCATGTCACGCATTCTCTTACATGTTAAAGGGAAATGCCAGGGTTTGGTTTGACTCAATACCAAAAGACTCCATAGCTAGCTTCGATGACCTAAAACGGCAATTTAGGTCTAAGTTTAGTCAACAAAAGCGACACAAGAAGAATCTTGTGGCCGCTCATGGGATAAAACAGAAGGATAGTGAAGGTTCTAGAGCCTTCCTCACTAGGTATACCAACGAAACACAACAAATTCCCAACCTACCAGAATCCCAAAGAATATCTGGGTTACTCTACGGATCTAGGGTCAGGCCTCTCATTGAACACCTCAGCCAAGACCTACCAAGCACTTACGAAGCTTTGTTAGAAAAGGCATATATATGGTTAGATGCTAAGGAAACAGCAGGTAACTTCATCCTAGACGACACCCCCATGAATAGGCGAAAGGAGAAATCAGAAAGAAGGGACGATAAACATGGTAGAAAAGAGGATAGGGGGAGATTCCACCCTTACCGAAGAGAAACCGGAGCTGGGATCCTGGGGGCATTAATAAAAACTCCCAAGGAAATCCTAGCAACAGAGAAAGCTGCCAACAAGTTCAAATCCCCGGGAAAGATGTCCAACAGAGGAAGGAATAGGGACATGACCAAGTTTTGTGACTTCCACAACGATTTTGGGCACAATACGGATGAATGCTTCAACCTCAAAATAGCCATTGAGGAGGCTGTTAATTCGGGCAAACTGTCCCATCTCATAAAAGGAATTCGGGAACCAAAGAAAGAAAGGGTACAGGAAAAGAAAATAGAGGACATGAGGCAAGAAGCAAAAAATGCAATCCTGGCAATAGATTCACACCAGCCTTATAAGAAAAGAGAAAGATGTCGTTTTGTCAGAGAATGGATTGAAGTGCCGTTCCCAGCCCTCGATACCATATGTCCTTCGGACCTACCGGTCAACATAAATGGAAAAATTTTCAACAGAGAGGTACGAAGGATATACCTCGATAGTGGAAGTGCTTGTGACGTGATGTACGAACGTTGCTTTTTACGGCTAAGTCCCGCTATCAGAGCACGGTTAGGTGCCCCAAGAGTACCCTTAGTTGGATTCTCCGGAGAAAGGTGTTGGCCCATCGGAGAAATTGATCTCGAGTTCACAACAGGGGAACCTCCATTAGCAAGAACAGAAACTATTGATTTCGTGGTAGTCTGA